A DNA window from Pseudarthrobacter sp. W1I19 contains the following coding sequences:
- a CDS encoding lytic transglycosylase domain-containing protein: MSRFVIKARLPLPAALLALALTGTVWLGPAGAADQDPSGDYPSWEDVQQAKLTESGTAEEIDRINGLLGGLQAQSESLGAVAVQSAAEYAVTDSALQAASAKVGALTAQVSQSNAELSRHRKELGALAAQSYKTGGTTMGFFVALDAIQTNSVQGLNVVQIVGDKTAGLVARAASAGRIASSLAAQESAAKAERERLSLEAKAKLDAARSAQDAMARQVAESQQRSEELTAQLASLKGTTAAVEGAYRQGQAAQAAYEAAQAAKRAAAAEQTRQQAEAAARAAAAAAVRPQAPAAPAPANPAPANPAPANPAPANPAPANPAPANPAPAPALPVAPVPPPVVVPSVPGGAVNDPAGAKSYASGRLGAYGWGQDQFLCLAQLWTKESNWLTTATNPYSGAYGIAQALPPGKYSSAGSDWLTSYRTQVDWGLGYIRGRYGSPCGAWNHSVANNWY; the protein is encoded by the coding sequence ATGTCTCGGTTCGTTATCAAAGCCCGCCTGCCCCTGCCTGCGGCGCTGCTGGCTCTTGCCCTGACGGGTACTGTTTGGCTCGGCCCGGCCGGCGCTGCGGACCAGGATCCTTCGGGTGATTACCCCTCGTGGGAGGATGTCCAGCAGGCAAAGCTGACGGAGTCCGGCACCGCAGAGGAAATCGACAGGATAAATGGCCTGCTGGGTGGCCTGCAGGCCCAGTCCGAGTCTCTGGGTGCAGTGGCCGTCCAGTCAGCGGCCGAGTATGCCGTCACAGACTCAGCGCTTCAGGCGGCCAGCGCAAAAGTGGGGGCCCTCACGGCCCAGGTTTCGCAGTCGAACGCGGAGCTGTCCCGGCACCGGAAGGAACTGGGTGCCCTCGCCGCCCAGTCCTATAAGACCGGCGGCACCACCATGGGATTCTTCGTTGCCCTGGATGCGATCCAGACCAACAGTGTCCAGGGGCTCAATGTGGTGCAGATCGTGGGTGACAAAACGGCAGGGTTGGTGGCCAGGGCCGCGTCGGCCGGACGGATCGCCTCCTCGCTGGCTGCCCAGGAAAGTGCCGCCAAAGCCGAACGTGAGCGGTTGTCCCTTGAAGCCAAAGCGAAACTGGATGCCGCCCGGTCCGCGCAGGATGCGATGGCACGGCAGGTAGCGGAAAGCCAGCAGCGCAGCGAGGAGCTGACGGCGCAGCTGGCTTCTCTCAAGGGCACGACGGCGGCAGTTGAGGGCGCGTACCGGCAGGGCCAGGCGGCGCAGGCCGCCTATGAGGCAGCGCAGGCCGCGAAGCGCGCTGCAGCTGCTGAGCAGACCCGTCAGCAGGCAGAAGCTGCAGCCAGGGCGGCCGCCGCGGCTGCAGTCCGCCCGCAGGCTCCGGCCGCCCCTGCACCGGCCAATCCAGCACCCGCGAACCCCGCACCTGCCAATCCAGCACCCGCGAACCCCGCACCCGCCAACCCGGCGCCGGCGAATCCTGCCCCCGCACCCGCGCTGCCGGTGGCACCCGTCCCGCCGCCCGTCGTCGTGCCGTCCGTTCCAGGCGGTGCCGTCAACGACCCGGCAGGGGCCAAGAGCTACGCCTCGGGGCGGCTGGGTGCATACGGCTGGGGCCAGGACCAGTTCCTGTGCCTCGCCCAGCTCTGGACCAAGGAATCGAACTGGCTGACAACGGCCACCAACCCCTACTCCGGCGCCTATGGAATAGCCCAGGCGCTGCCACCCGGCAAATACTCCAGCGCCGGCAGCGACTGGCTCACCAGTTACCGCACCCAGGTCGATTGGGGCCTGGGCTACATCCGCGGCCGGTACGGCTCGCCGTGCGGGGCCTGGAACCACTCGGTTGCCAACAACTGGTACTGA
- a CDS encoding TraR/DksA C4-type zinc finger protein, producing MPDFERFRILLEEERARKLALLPALRADITAANSARQDSNVDDEHDPEGSTIAFELSQASALLKQSSAGLEQVDAALARIADGTYGSCAVCGETIAEGRLEARPWTPFCIRHASAGRTR from the coding sequence ATGCCCGATTTCGAACGGTTCCGGATCCTGCTCGAGGAGGAGCGGGCCCGGAAGCTGGCCTTGCTACCGGCCCTCCGTGCGGACATCACCGCTGCGAACTCCGCCCGCCAGGATTCCAACGTAGACGACGAACATGATCCTGAAGGCTCCACCATTGCTTTCGAACTGTCCCAGGCGTCGGCACTGCTGAAGCAAAGCAGTGCCGGCCTGGAGCAGGTCGACGCCGCCTTGGCCAGGATCGCCGACGGCACCTACGGGTCCTGCGCCGTCTGCGGCGAAACCATCGCCGAAGGAAGGCTGGAGGCGCGCCCCTGGACGCCGTTCTGCATCAGGCACGCGTCGGCAGGCCGCACCCGATGA
- a CDS encoding DNA alkylation repair protein: MSAGDLVAAAAGFVDRTLQNEGAWYRADDVEGRLGGELTSYGSSVGAVRGTVRDMLRKYKDLDHDAVVQLASALWGQPRPGARAVYERRLAAVVLLQTKAALLRHSDLTRIEGFLRSAGTGELVDPLLADVLAPFLARLHGRDRQRAAVVLARWRTDPDPQLRHAAAFLEQPSAPQAPPQGDTREPSF; this comes from the coding sequence ATGAGTGCGGGGGATCTGGTGGCTGCTGCTGCCGGGTTTGTTGACCGCACCCTGCAGAATGAGGGTGCCTGGTACCGGGCGGACGACGTCGAGGGCAGGCTGGGCGGGGAGCTCACCTCCTACGGGTCCTCGGTGGGCGCCGTCCGCGGAACCGTCCGCGATATGCTGCGGAAGTACAAGGACCTCGATCACGACGCCGTGGTGCAGTTGGCGTCCGCGCTCTGGGGACAACCGCGGCCCGGTGCGCGCGCCGTCTACGAGCGCCGGCTCGCCGCCGTCGTGCTGCTGCAAACCAAAGCTGCGCTGCTGCGCCATTCAGACTTGACCCGGATCGAGGGCTTCCTGAGGTCTGCCGGAACCGGGGAACTGGTTGACCCGCTGCTGGCGGACGTGCTGGCCCCTTTCCTGGCCCGGCTCCATGGCCGGGACCGCCAACGGGCCGCCGTTGTCCTTGCCCGGTGGCGGACTGACCCGGATCCGCAGTTACGCCACGCGGCCGCTTTCCTCGAGCAACCGTCCGCACCCCAAGCCCCACCACAAGGAGACACCCGTGAACCATCGTTTTGA
- a CDS encoding DUF1810 domain-containing protein produces MNHRFDLERFVAAQNSGGTYDQALAELQVGNKSGHWMWFVFPQLAGLGYSETSRRYAINSLEEAREYLDHPVLGPRLLECAQVLSNHKDRTAEEILGSVDARKLRSSMTLFLRAAPGETVFKTVLAQFFDGQPDPATDDLLAGRDED; encoded by the coding sequence GTGAACCATCGTTTTGACCTGGAACGCTTTGTTGCCGCACAGAACAGCGGCGGAACCTACGACCAGGCGCTGGCCGAGCTGCAGGTGGGCAACAAGTCCGGACACTGGATGTGGTTCGTTTTTCCCCAGCTGGCGGGGCTGGGGTACAGCGAGACATCCCGCCGCTACGCCATCAACTCCCTCGAGGAAGCCCGGGAGTACCTGGACCACCCCGTATTGGGCCCGCGGCTGCTCGAATGCGCCCAGGTGCTCAGCAACCATAAAGACCGCACTGCCGAGGAGATTCTTGGCAGCGTGGACGCCCGGAAGCTGCGCTCGTCCATGACGCTGTTCCTGCGCGCAGCTCCCGGGGAAACCGTCTTCAAAACCGTCCTGGCGCAGTTTTTCGACGGCCAGCCGGACCCCGCGACCGACGATCTGCTCGCGGGCCGCGACGAAGATTAA
- a CDS encoding glucose 1-dehydrogenase, whose amino-acid sequence MTDQYTFRNPVTAYEKISPPKQDQPEPGLDAELAPKADLGEDTYRGTGRLEGRKAIVTGADSGIGAATAIAFAREGADVVLSYLPEEEEDAARIAGIIEAAGRKAVKVPGDLKDPAACEELVDTAVAVLGGVDILVNNAGKQVAQEDITQITDEQFDHTQKTNVYAMFRVTKAAVPHMPAGSTIINTTSIQAYNPSPTLLDYATTKASINNFTKGLAQQLAPKGIRVNAVAPGPIWTPLQVSSGQPKEELPEFGQSTPLGRAGQPAELAPAYVFLASPESSYVLGETLNVNGGSPTP is encoded by the coding sequence ATGACCGACCAGTACACCTTCCGCAACCCCGTTACCGCCTACGAAAAGATCTCTCCGCCGAAGCAGGACCAGCCCGAGCCCGGCCTGGATGCGGAACTGGCGCCGAAGGCGGATCTTGGCGAGGACACCTATCGCGGCACCGGACGGCTGGAGGGCCGGAAGGCGATCGTGACGGGAGCCGATTCGGGAATCGGTGCGGCCACGGCCATCGCTTTTGCCCGCGAGGGGGCCGATGTTGTGCTTTCCTACCTGCCGGAGGAAGAAGAGGACGCAGCCCGCATTGCCGGCATCATCGAAGCCGCAGGACGGAAGGCCGTCAAGGTGCCCGGGGACCTGAAGGACCCGGCCGCCTGCGAAGAACTGGTCGATACTGCAGTGGCCGTTCTGGGCGGCGTGGACATCCTGGTCAACAACGCCGGAAAACAGGTGGCGCAGGAGGACATCACCCAGATCACGGACGAACAGTTCGATCACACCCAAAAGACCAACGTCTATGCGATGTTCCGGGTTACCAAGGCGGCTGTTCCGCACATGCCGGCCGGGTCCACCATCATCAACACCACGTCCATCCAGGCGTACAACCCCTCCCCGACGCTGCTGGACTACGCCACCACCAAGGCGAGCATCAACAACTTCACCAAGGGCCTCGCGCAGCAGCTTGCACCCAAGGGCATCCGCGTGAACGCGGTGGCGCCCGGGCCCATCTGGACCCCGCTGCAGGTCAGCAGCGGCCAGCCGAAGGAGGAGCTGCCGGAGTTCGGCCAGTCCACGCCCCTTGGCCGGGCGGGCCAGCCGGCCGAACTCGCCCCGGCCTACGTTTTCCTGGCTTCGCCGGAGTCCAGTTACGTCCTGGGTGAAACCCTGAACGTTAACGGCGGAAGCCCCACACCGTAG
- a CDS encoding metallophosphoesterase gives MPLNLLLLADTHVPKRARALPAQVWAAVESADVVFHAGDWVAVELLDELEQRSRSLVGVYGNNDGPDLRSRLPETAAVTLDGVRFAMVHETGPAKGREARCEALFPDADVLVFGHSHIPWDTTAEGGLRLVNPGSPTDRRRQPACTYMTAVVDAGALKDVRLVEVRRDRM, from the coding sequence ATGCCGCTGAACCTCCTCCTGCTCGCCGATACCCATGTGCCCAAGCGTGCCCGCGCGCTCCCTGCGCAGGTATGGGCCGCCGTCGAAAGCGCCGACGTGGTCTTCCACGCCGGCGACTGGGTGGCGGTGGAACTGCTCGACGAGCTTGAGCAGCGAAGCCGCTCCCTGGTGGGGGTCTACGGAAACAACGACGGCCCCGACCTGCGGTCCCGGCTGCCCGAAACGGCCGCAGTCACGCTGGACGGTGTCCGGTTTGCCATGGTGCACGAGACCGGGCCGGCGAAAGGCCGGGAAGCGCGGTGCGAGGCGCTCTTCCCTGATGCCGACGTGCTGGTTTTCGGGCACAGCCACATCCCCTGGGACACCACCGCGGAAGGCGGGCTGCGGTTGGTCAACCCCGGCTCCCCCACCGACCGGCGCCGACAGCCCGCCTGCACCTACATGACTGCTGTGGTGGACGCCGGCGCCCTTAAGGATGTCCGTCTGGTGGAAGTCCGCCGGGACAGGATGTGA
- a CDS encoding DUF1918 domain-containing protein, translating to MEATQGDRIIVHGRTVGSTDRHGVILEVRGQGGTPPYLVRFDDGHETIMYPGGDFAVERGNGH from the coding sequence ATGGAGGCAACTCAGGGCGACCGGATCATTGTCCACGGCAGGACGGTGGGGTCTACGGACCGGCATGGAGTGATTCTCGAGGTCCGCGGCCAAGGCGGAACTCCGCCCTACCTGGTCCGCTTTGATGACGGACACGAAACGATCATGTATCCCGGCGGTGATTTCGCCGTCGAGCGCGGCAACGGTCACTAG
- a CDS encoding NUDIX domain-containing protein: MDHSLASAASSTPPVRTGPRDPGDAWVEGSRGRFWGRFGAAGVLAYDPAKGVLLQHRAVWSHNGGTWGLPGGALHEGEDAVAGALREAWEEAAMPAGDVEVLFTSVLDLGYWSYTTVVVQVREPFDPVISDPESIELLWIPLAEVDGKELHPGFAAAWPDLRERIDASA, encoded by the coding sequence ATGGATCACTCTTTGGCGTCCGCCGCGTCCTCCACCCCGCCTGTCCGCACTGGTCCCCGTGATCCCGGTGATGCCTGGGTCGAGGGTAGCCGCGGCCGCTTTTGGGGCAGGTTTGGTGCCGCCGGCGTCCTCGCCTACGATCCCGCCAAGGGTGTGCTCCTGCAGCATCGGGCCGTCTGGAGCCACAACGGCGGAACGTGGGGCCTCCCGGGAGGAGCGCTGCACGAGGGCGAGGATGCCGTGGCGGGAGCCTTGCGCGAAGCCTGGGAGGAGGCCGCCATGCCCGCCGGGGATGTCGAGGTGCTTTTTACGTCCGTGCTGGACCTGGGCTACTGGTCCTACACCACAGTGGTGGTGCAGGTGAGGGAACCGTTCGACCCCGTCATCAGCGACCCCGAAAGCATCGAGTTGTTGTGGATACCGCTGGCTGAGGTGGACGGCAAGGAACTGCACCCCGGCTTTGCCGCTGCCTGGCCGGACCTGCGGGAACGGATTGACGCCTCGGCATAG
- a CDS encoding endonuclease/exonuclease/phosphatase family protein, with amino-acid sequence MRVISYNLRKHKASGELLALARNHDVDALCLQEVDASDLPETLGPLHLADATKGNRLGLAIYYRTSRFTALDTQSFALKKSVHDRVLAPAHERLIGTRVVDNETQHELVIGSFHAAPLTASNSLRRKQIHAAHAELLSMGQGLMTLMVGDFNYPFFTKNLHIHMKNSGYALSLSNRRTYTRYKVFKGHFDFATSLGLDIESVETLPRGNSDHLPILVHAEYGRDY; translated from the coding sequence ATGCGCGTTATCAGCTACAACCTCCGCAAGCACAAAGCAAGCGGCGAACTCCTCGCCCTGGCACGGAACCATGACGTCGATGCACTCTGCCTCCAGGAGGTGGACGCCAGCGACCTCCCCGAGACCCTGGGCCCGCTGCACCTCGCTGACGCCACGAAGGGAAACCGGCTCGGGCTGGCCATCTACTACCGCACCAGCCGCTTCACGGCGCTGGACACCCAGTCCTTCGCCCTGAAGAAGTCAGTTCACGACAGGGTCCTGGCCCCGGCCCACGAGCGGCTCATCGGAACCAGGGTGGTGGACAACGAGACCCAGCATGAACTGGTGATCGGCTCCTTCCACGCGGCGCCCCTCACGGCCTCGAATTCCCTGCGCCGCAAGCAGATCCACGCCGCCCACGCCGAACTGCTCAGCATGGGCCAGGGACTCATGACGCTGATGGTGGGCGACTTCAACTACCCGTTCTTCACCAAGAACCTCCACATCCACATGAAGAACTCGGGCTACGCGCTCTCGCTCAGCAACCGGCGGACCTACACCCGCTACAAGGTCTTCAAGGGCCACTTCGACTTCGCCACGTCACTGGGACTGGACATCGAGAGCGTTGAGACGCTGCCCCGCGGAAACTCAGACCACCTGCCCATCCTGGTCCACGCCGAATACGGCCGGGATTATTGA
- a CDS encoding thioesterase family protein encodes MTTDLPELAEGNYYYQSLGGGRFRSTIHAQGAWNVHEQHMAPASGLMADSLERHQPREGLRMARLSYEILGLIPGGGFHIETTTLRPGKTIELLQAELIAGGRTAIRATAWRMVTSDTSAVAAVEDTAIPGPDECKPYDGASVWPGGYIRSLEMRVAEGHRPGAGKVWLRTDHPLTDKADSGDLARLMGLVDTANGIAARVPPGKDSYAFPNVDLQIHMYRRPEGEWLGLDNAVSFGRDGIGLTSTVLHDLQGPFGRAEQILTLRKS; translated from the coding sequence TTGACCACCGATCTGCCTGAACTGGCCGAGGGAAACTACTACTACCAGTCACTGGGCGGGGGACGCTTCCGCTCCACGATCCACGCGCAGGGTGCCTGGAATGTCCACGAGCAGCACATGGCCCCCGCATCAGGCCTCATGGCGGACTCCCTGGAGCGGCACCAGCCGCGGGAGGGGTTGCGGATGGCCCGGCTCAGCTACGAAATCCTGGGTCTGATTCCAGGCGGCGGGTTCCACATCGAGACCACCACCCTCCGGCCGGGAAAAACCATCGAACTGCTGCAGGCCGAATTGATTGCGGGCGGCCGCACCGCCATCCGGGCCACGGCCTGGCGGATGGTCACCAGCGATACTTCCGCCGTGGCGGCCGTGGAGGACACCGCCATTCCCGGCCCGGACGAATGCAAGCCCTACGACGGCGCATCAGTGTGGCCCGGCGGCTACATCCGCTCCCTTGAAATGCGCGTGGCGGAAGGCCATCGCCCCGGAGCCGGCAAGGTATGGCTGCGCACGGACCATCCCCTGACGGACAAGGCAGACAGTGGCGACCTCGCCCGCCTGATGGGGCTGGTGGACACCGCCAACGGCATCGCCGCAAGGGTGCCGCCGGGCAAGGACAGCTACGCCTTCCCCAACGTTGACCTCCAGATCCACATGTACCGGCGCCCCGAAGGGGAGTGGCTGGGCCTGGACAACGCCGTCTCCTTTGGACGGGACGGGATTGGCCTCACCTCAACAGTCCTGCACGATCTGCAGGGGCCTTTCGGGCGCGCGGAGCAGATTTTGACCCTCCGCAAAAGCTGA
- a CDS encoding PadR family transcriptional regulator: MRDSYPAGGFGGHSVDGIWQAVEEFRSRFERRGGTRAGKGEVRAAVLALLAERPMHGYQIIREIEERSGGSWKPSAGSVYPTLQLLADEGVISVEESNGRKIYSLTEAGREEAAGVHESAPWGAAGPAAGFGSLPKAGIELAQAAAQVGRTGTPDQVQQAVAVLEEARRRMYSILAQG; this comes from the coding sequence GTGCGCGATTCGTACCCGGCAGGCGGCTTTGGCGGACACAGCGTCGACGGCATCTGGCAGGCTGTTGAGGAGTTCCGTTCGCGGTTCGAACGGCGTGGAGGTACCCGCGCAGGCAAGGGCGAGGTGCGGGCAGCCGTGCTTGCCCTGCTCGCGGAGCGCCCCATGCATGGCTACCAGATCATCCGTGAGATCGAGGAGCGCAGCGGCGGCAGTTGGAAACCAAGCGCCGGTTCTGTCTACCCCACCCTTCAACTGCTGGCCGATGAAGGTGTCATCAGCGTCGAGGAATCCAACGGCCGCAAGATCTACTCGTTGACCGAAGCCGGCCGTGAGGAGGCGGCAGGCGTGCACGAGTCAGCGCCGTGGGGTGCAGCAGGCCCGGCCGCCGGTTTTGGTTCCCTGCCCAAGGCTGGAATTGAGCTGGCGCAAGCCGCGGCGCAAGTTGGCCGCACGGGCACGCCAGACCAGGTGCAGCAGGCCGTGGCCGTGCTCGAAGAGGCCCGCCGCCGGATGTATTCCATCCTCGCCCAAGGCTGA
- a CDS encoding AarF/ABC1/UbiB kinase family protein, protein MASVRRNRADPVQVPGAGNIRARYRRILRFAAWNLAVTWWFELLLPRIGLGLVAERTRPARMQRFARRFHMLAVDLGGLMIKVGQFLSSRLDVLPPEITTELAGLQDEVPPVPFPAIRALAEKELGVPLEQAFAWIEEATIAAASLGQAHRARLLPADVAETGLKDVVIKVQRPGIDAIVDVDLAALRKVGGWLSRFRVVSSRADVPALVTEFAQTSFEEIDYLHEAANSERFGVDFANDTRVAVPRVAWERCTRRVLTLEDVTAIKITDVAALKAAGIDPAQVAPVFASVMFDQLFTNGFFHADPHPGNIFVTPAPAGAGGLPWKLTFIDFGMMGEVPASTRSGLRKLLFAAAARDGKGLVAAIGDVGVLMPAADVVGLERAMTQLFGRFGGMGFAELREVDPREFRDFAMEFGDVVRSLPFQLPENFLLIIRAMSLTSGVCSSLDPRFNLWDSVEPYAAQLLRDERGNLVQDAAQQAFDAAGLALRLPRRLDALIARIEEGNLTGANPRLERQAARLDRTVRRAASALVFGAVLIAGAVVRANDPGLGSALMVASALPLLHGLWVGRR, encoded by the coding sequence GTGGCTTCGGTCCGCCGCAACCGGGCAGATCCGGTGCAGGTTCCCGGTGCCGGAAATATCCGGGCCCGGTACCGCCGCATACTCCGCTTCGCGGCCTGGAACCTGGCAGTGACCTGGTGGTTTGAGCTGCTGCTCCCGCGGATCGGGCTTGGGCTGGTGGCTGAGCGGACGCGGCCGGCCCGGATGCAGCGCTTCGCCCGGCGTTTCCACATGCTCGCGGTGGACCTCGGCGGCCTGATGATCAAGGTGGGCCAGTTCCTCTCGTCCAGGCTTGACGTGCTTCCCCCGGAAATCACCACCGAACTCGCGGGCCTGCAGGACGAGGTGCCCCCGGTCCCGTTTCCAGCCATCCGGGCCTTGGCCGAGAAGGAACTGGGAGTCCCGCTCGAGCAGGCCTTCGCCTGGATTGAGGAGGCCACCATCGCCGCCGCCTCATTGGGGCAGGCGCACCGCGCACGCCTTCTTCCTGCTGATGTCGCCGAGACCGGGCTGAAGGATGTGGTGATCAAGGTGCAGCGCCCGGGCATTGACGCAATTGTCGACGTCGACCTGGCGGCATTGCGCAAGGTGGGTGGATGGCTGAGCCGCTTCCGTGTGGTTTCCAGCCGCGCCGACGTTCCGGCCCTGGTAACGGAATTCGCCCAGACCAGCTTCGAAGAAATCGACTACCTCCATGAAGCCGCCAATTCCGAGCGTTTCGGGGTGGACTTTGCCAACGACACCAGAGTGGCGGTGCCACGCGTCGCCTGGGAGCGGTGCACCCGCCGCGTGCTGACTCTTGAGGACGTCACGGCCATCAAGATTACGGATGTCGCGGCGCTCAAGGCGGCAGGCATCGATCCCGCCCAGGTGGCGCCGGTGTTCGCGTCCGTGATGTTCGACCAGCTGTTCACCAACGGGTTTTTCCATGCGGACCCGCACCCCGGCAATATTTTCGTCACCCCGGCTCCTGCCGGCGCCGGCGGGCTCCCGTGGAAGCTGACGTTCATCGACTTCGGCATGATGGGTGAGGTTCCGGCCTCGACCCGCAGCGGCCTGCGCAAGCTCCTGTTCGCTGCCGCCGCGCGGGACGGCAAAGGCCTGGTGGCTGCCATCGGCGATGTAGGCGTCCTGATGCCGGCAGCTGACGTGGTGGGGCTGGAACGGGCCATGACGCAGTTGTTCGGCAGGTTCGGCGGAATGGGTTTCGCCGAGCTGCGCGAGGTGGATCCGCGGGAGTTCCGTGACTTCGCGATGGAATTCGGCGACGTGGTGCGCTCCCTGCCGTTCCAGCTGCCCGAGAACTTCCTGCTCATCATCCGAGCGATGTCGCTGACATCGGGAGTGTGCAGTTCCCTGGACCCCCGGTTCAACCTGTGGGACTCGGTGGAGCCCTACGCCGCGCAGCTGCTCCGGGACGAGCGCGGCAACCTCGTGCAGGACGCGGCCCAGCAGGCATTTGACGCCGCAGGACTCGCGCTTCGCCTGCCCAGGCGCCTCGACGCACTCATTGCCAGGATCGAGGAAGGCAACCTTACCGGCGCCAACCCCCGCCTGGAGCGGCAGGCCGCCAGGCTGGACCGGACGGTGCGGCGCGCGGCGTCGGCCCTGGTATTCGGCGCCGTGTTGATTGCAGGGGCTGTGGTCCGTGCCAACGATCCCGGTCTCGGCAGCGCTCTGATGGTTGCGTCCGCCCTCCCGCTGCTGCACGGCCTCTGGGTGGGGCGGCGCTGA
- a CDS encoding lipoate--protein ligase family protein — translation MHHADPGTRTLTVVRQEVSLGAGRDLEFGLELLARARTGEIGPMLRLYRPAPTVAFGQRDTRLPGFQAAEQACRDNGFEPLVRRAGGRAAAYHQGTLVVDHIEPDADAIAGSKSRFGYFGELFADALRSLGVHAAVGEIPGEYCPGEFSVHGSAPGTPRQVKLVGTAQRVVAGGWLFSSVIVVENSAPIRKVLTDTYTALGLDWDPATAGAVDDLVPGVDVAAVEEALLATYAGHTALETAPFSDLGA, via the coding sequence ATGCACCATGCCGATCCGGGAACCCGCACACTGACAGTGGTGCGCCAGGAGGTTTCGCTGGGCGCCGGGCGGGACCTGGAATTTGGCCTGGAGCTCCTGGCCAGGGCGAGGACCGGGGAAATAGGCCCCATGCTGCGGCTGTACCGGCCGGCACCCACGGTGGCGTTCGGCCAGCGGGATACCCGGCTGCCGGGTTTCCAAGCAGCGGAGCAGGCCTGCCGCGACAACGGTTTTGAGCCGCTGGTCCGCCGCGCCGGGGGCCGGGCGGCGGCCTACCACCAGGGGACGCTGGTGGTGGACCACATTGAACCCGACGCGGACGCGATCGCGGGATCCAAAAGCCGGTTCGGGTACTTCGGTGAGCTGTTCGCGGATGCCCTGCGCAGCCTTGGGGTGCACGCAGCGGTGGGTGAGATTCCCGGCGAGTACTGCCCCGGGGAATTCAGTGTGCACGGCAGCGCACCTGGTACTCCCCGCCAGGTGAAGCTGGTAGGTACCGCCCAGCGCGTGGTGGCCGGCGGCTGGCTGTTCAGCTCCGTCATCGTGGTGGAAAACTCCGCGCCCATCCGCAAGGTCCTCACCGATACCTACACCGCCCTGGGCCTGGACTGGGATCCTGCCACTGCCGGGGCAGTGGATGATCTTGTTCCCGGCGTGGACGTCGCAGCGGTGGAGGAGGCACTGCTGGCAACCTATGCCGGACACACCGCCCTTGAAACGGCACCCTTCAGCGACCTGGGGGCATAA
- a CDS encoding mycoredoxin, protein MDFTPESGTITMFSTTWCGYCNRLKKQLDAQGIGYKEINIEEVEGTAELVEQLNGGNRTVPTVLFPDGTAATNPSAAEVKTRLAA, encoded by the coding sequence ATGGACTTCACTCCCGAATCCGGCACCATCACCATGTTCTCCACCACCTGGTGCGGCTACTGCAACCGGCTAAAGAAGCAGCTGGACGCGCAGGGCATCGGCTACAAGGAGATCAACATTGAGGAAGTGGAAGGTACCGCTGAACTCGTGGAGCAGCTCAACGGCGGCAACCGCACAGTGCCCACCGTCCTCTTCCCGGACGGCACCGCTGCCACCAACCCGTCCGCTGCCGAGGTCAAGACCCGCCTCGCAGCCTAA
- a CDS encoding SOS response-associated peptidase has product MARAVGDLLAEFDAGLEEEVHIPPSWNVAPTDAVPIVLERLIEEGPAPRQVRQLHVARWGLVPSWAKDPGIGSRMINARSESVLEKPAFRKAVQSRRCAVPADGYYEWKQGPGKSKQPYYVHPGEGRGLVFAGLYEWWKDPAWPAGEPGGWVLSTSILTTDTPPPGSEDTVFGKLTALHDRVPLPMDKSTMEAWLDPQADDAAGLVDLVRSGVKDVASDWHVDSVGKDVGNVRNNGPELIRPVEALF; this is encoded by the coding sequence ATGGCACGTGCTGTGGGGGACCTCCTGGCTGAGTTCGACGCCGGGCTTGAGGAGGAGGTGCACATCCCGCCGTCGTGGAATGTTGCGCCAACCGATGCCGTGCCCATCGTCCTGGAGCGGTTGATTGAGGAGGGGCCTGCGCCGAGGCAGGTGCGCCAGCTCCACGTGGCGCGGTGGGGCCTTGTGCCGTCCTGGGCCAAGGACCCTGGCATCGGTTCGCGGATGATCAACGCCCGGAGCGAATCCGTGCTGGAAAAACCGGCCTTCCGCAAAGCCGTGCAGTCACGCCGGTGCGCGGTGCCGGCGGACGGTTACTACGAGTGGAAGCAGGGGCCCGGGAAGTCGAAGCAGCCCTACTACGTGCATCCGGGAGAGGGCCGCGGCCTGGTTTTCGCGGGGCTTTACGAGTGGTGGAAGGATCCGGCGTGGCCGGCGGGGGAGCCGGGCGGGTGGGTGTTATCCACGTCCATCCTCACCACTGACACGCCGCCGCCCGGAAGCGAGGACACGGTGTTCGGCAAGCTGACGGCACTGCACGACCGGGTTCCGCTGCCGATGGACAAATCCACCATGGAAGCGTGGCTGGACCCCCAGGCCGACGACGCGGCCGGGCTCGTGGACCTGGTACGGTCCGGGGTCAAAGATGTGGCGTCGGACTGGCACGTCGATTCCGTGGGCAAGGACGTGGGGAACGTGCGCAACAACGGGCCGGAGCTGATCCGGCCCGTGGAGGCCCTCTTCTAG